From the Manihot esculenta cultivar AM560-2 chromosome 3, M.esculenta_v8, whole genome shotgun sequence genome, one window contains:
- the LOC110612070 gene encoding probable LRR receptor-like serine/threonine-protein kinase At1g56140 isoform X3, with product MDLRVKSLLHPSTVELWCVYFIFFSLLHTSSAQNATTDPAEVRALNSIFQQWDTRSVALWNISGEPCSGTAIDQSDLDAAGNNPAIKCDCTYDNGNTCHIIRLKVYDLNRQGVIPEEILTFKKLVFLKIDKNYFTGPLPAFIGNLTALRGLSIAHNAFSGTIPKELGNLKDLTLLSLGVNNFSGTLPPELGNLVKLEQIYINSCGLDGEIPSTFANLTRMRILWAFDNPFTGKIPDFIGNWTELTTLRLQGNSFEGPIPSSFSKLVSLTTLRLSDFHNVSSTLDFMKNMKNLTDLVLRNALITGTIPPDIGEYQTLKILDLSFNNLTGEIPGALFTLSSLEYLFLGNNSLSGTIPSQKSDSLQNIDLSYNHLTGSFPSWVNSNLQLNLIANNFVFDNSNISVIPGLNCLQRDFPCNKNAPRYANFSIKCGGPETPSGGILYEAENSSMGPASFQVATSQKWAVSIVGLFADRQNPSYIEDTLSQIAGTNTPELYLTSRVSPSSIRYYGLGLQNGIYNISLLFAETSLKHRSSRIWESNGRRVFDIYIQGVRQLEDFDISEEAGGVERATTKHYNVNVTENHLEIHLFWAGKGTCCTPLQGYYGPIISALSVVSAFRPTVSGIPPGIPKKKSRPGLIIGISVSAGVISFVLIFAFLYMKRQQSKRDEEVLSGIGHRPYTFSYAELRMATQDFCPSNQLGEGGYGPVYKGTLPDGREVAVKQLSLASNQGKNEFIAEIAIISAVQHRNLVKLHGCCIEGNRRLLVYEYLENKSVDKAIFGKTGLHLDWPTRFNICLGTARGLAYLHEESRPRIVHRDVKASNILLDAELCPKISDFGLAKLYDDKKSHISTRVAGTIGYLAPEYAMRGHLTEKADVFSFGVLALEILSGIPNFEHNLVENRIYLLGWHSLSSPLSLCF from the exons TGAGGGCACTGAACTCGATATTCCAGCAATGGGACACACGATCAGTGGCACTATGGAATATAAGTGGAGAGCCTTGTAGCGGAACTGCCATTGATCAATCTGATTTGGATGCTGCAGGCAACAACCCAGCCATCAAATGTGATTGCACCTACGACAATGGTAATACCTGCCATATTATCCGACT GAAAGTGTATGATTTGAATAGACAAGGAGTGATTCCCGAAGAAATtctaacttttaaaaaattagttttttt gaaaattgataaaaattatttcacGGGTCCTTTGCCGGCATTTATCGGAAATTTAACAGCATTAAGGGGTTT GTCTATTGCTCACAATGCATTCTCTGGGACAATTCCAAAGGAACTTGGAAACTTGAAGGATCTAACTTTGCT GTCTCTTGGTGTGAACAATTTCTCTGGGACTCTACCTCCAGAACTGGGTAATTTAGTCAAACTTGAGCAAAT TTATATTAATAGTTGTGGATTGGATGGTGAAATTCCCTCAACCTTCGCCAATCTCACAAGGATGAGAATCTT GTGGGCATTTGATAATCCTTTCACAGGCAAGATTCCAGACTTCATTGGGAATTGGACAGAGCTTACAACATT GAGATTACAGGGGAATTCTTTTGAAGGTCCAATCCCATCGAGCTTTTCTAAATTAGTCTCATTGACTACTTT AAGACTCAGTGATTTCCATAATGTCAGCTCTACTCTTGATTTTATGAAGAATATGAAGAACTTGACCGACTT gGTTTTAAGGAATGCATTAATCACTGGTACTATTCCACCTGATATCGGAGAATATCAAACCTTGAAAATATT GGATTTAAGCTTCAACAACTTGACAGGAGAAATTCCAGGAGCTTTGTTCACTTTGAGTTCTCTTGAGTACTT GTTTCTAGGAAATAATAGTCTATCTGGAACCATTCCGAGCCAAAAAAGTGATTCGCTGCAAAATAT AGATTTATCTTACAATCACCTTACTGGAAGTTTTCCTTCATGGGTAAACTCGAATTTGCAATT GAATTTAATAGCCAACAACTTTGTGTTTGACAACTCAAACATAAG TGTAATTCCAGGATTGAATTGTCTACAGAGAGATTTCCCTTGCAATAAGAATGCTCCACGCT ATGCAAATTTTTCAATCAAGTGTGGTGGTCCAGAGACACCTTCTGGTGGGATACTGTATGAAGCTGAAAATTCATCCATGGGTCCAGCATCCTTCCAAGTAGCCACTAGTCAAAAATGGGCAGTAAGCATTGTGGGCTTGTTTGCTGATAGACAGAATCCATCATACATTGAAGATACCTTGTCACAAATAGCCGGCACCAACACTCCAGAGCTTTATCTGACTTCAAGGGTATCCCCTAGTTCAATTAGATACTATGGCCTTGGTCTTCAAAATGGGATTTACAACATTAGCTTATTATTTGCtgaaacatcacttaaacatagAAGCTCAAGAATTTGGGAGAGCAACGGAAGGCGTGTCTTTGACATCTATATTCAG GGAGTCCGCCAGTTGGAGGACTTCGACATATCAGAGGAAGCTGGTGGAGTTGAGAGAGCTACTACAAAGCATTATAATGTTAATGTTACTGAGAACCATCTTGAAATTCACCTGTTTTGGGCTGGTAAGGGCACCTGCTGCACACCCTTACAAGGCTATTATGGACCAATCATTTCAGCACTAAGTGTTGTTTCAG CTTTTAGGCCAACCGTTAGTGGAATACCACCTGGTATTCCGAAGAAGAAGAGCAGGCCGGGTTTGATCATCGGTATATCAGTCTCTGCTGGAGTCATAAGCTTTGTACTTATATTTGCATTTCTTTACATGAAAAGACAACAAAGCAAGAGAGATGAAGAAG TGCTTTCCGGAATAGGCCATAGACCATATACATTTAGTTATGCAGAGTTGAGAATGGCCACGCAAGACTTTTGTCCCTCGAATCAGCTCGGAGAGGGTGGATATGGACCTGTGTACAAG GGAACACTTCCTGATGGGAGAGAAGTAGCTGTGAAGCAACTCTCCCTAGCATCTAACCAGGGGAAGAATGAATTTATAGCTGAGATTGCTATAATATCCGCAGTTCAACATCGAAATCTTGTGAAATTGCATGGATGCTGCATAGAAGGAAATAGACGACTCTTGGTCTACGAGTATCTTGAAAACAAGAGTGTAGATAAGGCAATATTTG GAAAAACTGGCCTGCATCTTGACTGGCCAACGCGCTTTAATATTTGCTTAGGAACTGCTAGAGGTCTAGCTTATCTTCATGAGGAGTCAAGGCCAAGAATTGTACATAGAGAtgtgaaagcaagtaatattTTGCTTGATGCAGAGCTCTGCCCTAAAATATCAGATTTTGGATTAGCAAAGTTGTATGATGACAAGAAAAGCCACATCAGCACTCGAGTCGCAGGAACCAT TGGCTATTTGGCACCAGAGTATGCAATGCGCGGACATCTAACAGAAAAGGCTGATGTTTTCAGCTTTGGTGTTCTTGCTTTAGAAATTCTCAGTGGAATACCAAACTTTGAACACAATTTGGTTGAGAATAGGATATACCTTCTGGGATGG CATTCTTTAAGCTCAC